A section of the Arcobacter roscoffensis genome encodes:
- a CDS encoding efflux RND transporter periplasmic adaptor subunit codes for MKKYYFKSAVFLSIFIFTSLNAKIIEVEQLFNRKTVKVKQEELSITKSFYGKMAIDESKVVDVVTRFDGFVTNLKANKTFMKVNKNEELFQVYSDEIYSTQKELQIAKRVNKALYLSTLEKLKALDINKKELEKIKRNKLSYNGVKVYSPINAIVLQKNINHKGAIKKGNLLLQLANIEKLWFIANIYQKDLNFLKDEMKALVYVDGISNPIKTKLDYVYPTVDEKDKSVDVRFVVDNKDLKLYPNMFGNIKLKSIQKTMLTLPKTAVLSKGSEYYVFKPISKKEFEPVKIEAKRLSSYKYEILDGLEEGDEVINNALFLLDSDAVTNALYDSDTDDDW; via the coding sequence ATGAAAAAATATTATTTTAAAAGTGCAGTTTTTTTATCAATATTTATTTTTACAAGTTTAAATGCAAAGATTATAGAAGTAGAGCAGCTTTTTAATAGAAAAACAGTAAAAGTAAAACAAGAAGAGCTTTCAATAACAAAAAGTTTTTATGGAAAGATGGCAATTGATGAGTCAAAAGTAGTTGATGTGGTTACTAGATTTGATGGATTTGTCACTAATTTAAAGGCTAATAAAACTTTTATGAAAGTAAATAAAAATGAAGAGCTTTTTCAAGTTTATTCAGATGAAATTTACTCAACTCAAAAAGAGTTGCAAATTGCAAAGAGAGTTAATAAAGCACTTTATTTAAGTACTTTAGAAAAACTAAAAGCTTTAGATATAAATAAAAAAGAGTTAGAAAAAATCAAAAGAAATAAACTCTCATATAATGGTGTAAAAGTGTACTCACCTATAAATGCAATAGTTTTACAAAAAAATATAAACCACAAAGGTGCCATCAAAAAAGGTAACCTTTTATTGCAACTTGCAAATATCGAAAAACTTTGGTTTATTGCAAATATTTACCAAAAAGATTTGAACTTTTTAAAAGATGAGATGAAAGCTTTAGTTTATGTAGATGGAATATCTAATCCTATTAAAACAAAACTTGATTATGTTTATCCAACTGTAGATGAAAAAGATAAAAGTGTAGATGTAAGGTTTGTAGTTGATAACAAAGATTTAAAACTTTATCCAAATATGTTTGGAAACATTAAACTAAAATCCATACAAAAAACAATGCTTACTCTTCCTAAAACAGCAGTTTTATCAAAAGGAAGTGAATATTATGTATTTAAACCTATTTCTAAAAAAGAGTTTGAGCCTGTGAAGATTGAAGCAAAGAGATTGTCTTCTTATAAGTATGAAATACTTGATGGATTAGAAGAGGGTGATGAAGTTATAAATAATGCTTTATTCTTATTAGATTCTGATGCGGTTACAAATGCACTTTATGACTCTGATACAGATGATGATTGGTAG
- a CDS encoding efflux RND transporter permease subunit has translation MVESIISYSIRNKFLILFSVIVLSFASFWAVKNTSLDAIPDLSPPQVIVQVKWPGQSPKTIEEQVSYPLISNLMSLPDIETVRAMSSFQNALIYIIFKDGTDLYDSRNRILEQLSQLQGTFPDGVNVAIGPDATGVGWAYEYALKSDTKSLDELRTLQDYYYKYALLGVDGVSEVASIGGFIKNYEITLNQDKLVQYDLSIDEIKKALTSNNDEQGGRIVLENGFEHMIQAKGYLQSVVDIENITIKTFNSTPLKIKDIADVNITSTNRRGMADLNGEGDTVGGIVVVRYGENPYAVIKDVKKKLETLKVEGVEVVETYDRTSLIDKAIDTLKNTLIEESIIVIIVSALFLFHFRSALIIIITLPITVLITFLLMKLFGMGSNIMSLGGIAIAIGAMVDATIVMVENAHKYLQGKENISNKERVEIIIKSAKQVGRPIFFALILVVVSFLPIFALTGQEGRLFTPLAFTKTFAMIAGAILSITLVPILMVFLIKGKILSENKNILNRFFTLLYSPMLKASLKLRYLIVLGFIGTIIAAYPVYKKQNWEFMPMMNEQTFMYMPVTPYGIGVDLARELTNKTDKIIKSFPEVDTVFGKAGRADTATDPAPLAMIETIITFKPENEWREGMTYKKLMQEMDDKLRVAGLINSWTYPIRGRIDMLLTGIRTPLGIKLYGSGHEQLETTAGLIEQKLKEFDKTLSVSTDKINSGYYLNIEVKEELLSRYGISKNDILSTISLGVAGSKISTFIDGLERYPISLRYETAQREDITALKNLQVKTKLGFQPLEMFAELYYEEGPSVIKSEKALNVNFIYITPKNGISSKQYKDEAVKLLEDIKLPEGYYFEWAGQSEYLESAMQRLAYIIPLTFVLIFILIYFALRNITYTVIIFFTLPFALTGGIFYLDYLNFNISIAVIVGFLALLGVAAETSIVMLVYLHEAMNELVKKQVKFTKEHIFNGIYKGAVLRLRPKLMTLFAILGGLIPIMYIDGVGSEVMQRIAAPMIGGMISSALLTLIIIPAIFYIYAIYKGDKLKDITVSH, from the coding sequence ATGGTTGAAAGTATAATCTCATATAGTATTAGAAATAAATTTTTAATTCTATTTTCAGTAATAGTTTTAAGTTTTGCTTCTTTTTGGGCAGTAAAAAATACTTCTCTTGATGCAATTCCTGATTTATCACCACCTCAGGTTATTGTACAAGTTAAATGGCCAGGGCAAAGTCCTAAAACAATAGAAGAGCAAGTATCATATCCTTTGATTTCAAATCTTATGAGTTTACCTGATATTGAAACAGTAAGAGCCATGAGTTCTTTTCAAAATGCTTTGATTTATATCATTTTTAAAGATGGCACTGATTTATATGACTCAAGAAATAGAATTTTAGAGCAATTATCACAGCTTCAAGGAACATTTCCTGATGGTGTAAATGTTGCTATTGGACCAGATGCTACAGGAGTTGGTTGGGCTTATGAGTATGCTTTAAAATCAGATACAAAATCTCTTGATGAGTTAAGAACTTTACAAGATTACTATTATAAATATGCACTTTTAGGAGTTGATGGAGTAAGTGAAGTTGCTTCAATTGGTGGGTTTATAAAAAACTATGAGATAACACTAAATCAAGATAAATTAGTGCAGTATGATTTAAGTATAGATGAAATAAAAAAAGCTCTAACTTCAAACAATGATGAACAAGGTGGAAGAATAGTATTAGAAAATGGTTTTGAACATATGATTCAAGCTAAAGGCTATTTACAAAGTGTTGTTGATATTGAAAATATTACAATTAAAACTTTTAATAGTACACCTTTAAAAATAAAAGATATAGCTGATGTAAATATTACTTCAACAAACAGAAGAGGTATGGCTGATTTAAATGGAGAAGGTGATACAGTTGGTGGAATAGTTGTTGTAAGATATGGTGAAAACCCTTATGCTGTAATCAAAGACGTAAAGAAAAAGCTAGAAACTTTAAAAGTAGAGGGAGTTGAAGTAGTTGAGACTTATGATAGAACATCACTAATTGATAAGGCTATTGATACTTTAAAAAATACTCTTATTGAAGAGTCTATTATAGTTATTATTGTTAGTGCCTTATTTTTATTTCACTTTAGAAGTGCTTTGATTATTATCATTACTTTACCTATTACTGTTTTAATTACCTTTTTACTGATGAAACTATTTGGAATGGGCTCAAATATTATGAGTTTAGGTGGTATTGCTATTGCCATTGGAGCAATGGTAGATGCAACTATAGTTATGGTTGAAAATGCCCATAAGTATCTTCAAGGAAAAGAGAATATCTCTAATAAAGAGCGAGTAGAGATTATCATAAAATCAGCAAAACAAGTAGGGCGTCCAATCTTTTTTGCACTTATTTTGGTTGTGGTATCTTTTTTACCTATATTTGCTTTAACAGGACAAGAAGGAAGACTATTTACTCCTCTTGCCTTTACTAAAACTTTTGCCATGATAGCAGGAGCTATTTTATCTATTACTTTAGTACCTATTTTAATGGTATTTTTAATAAAAGGAAAAATATTAAGTGAGAATAAAAATATCTTAAATAGATTTTTCACACTTTTATATTCGCCAATGTTAAAAGCTTCTCTAAAACTAAGATACTTAATAGTATTAGGCTTTATAGGAACCATCATAGCTGCATATCCAGTTTATAAAAAACAAAACTGGGAATTTATGCCTATGATGAACGAACAAACTTTTATGTATATGCCTGTAACTCCTTATGGAATAGGTGTTGATCTTGCAAGAGAGCTTACAAATAAAACAGATAAGATTATCAAGTCTTTCCCTGAGGTAGATACCGTATTTGGTAAAGCAGGGCGAGCAGATACAGCTACTGACCCAGCACCACTTGCAATGATTGAAACGATTATTACTTTTAAGCCTGAAAATGAATGGCGTGAGGGAATGACATATAAAAAGCTTATGCAAGAAATGGATGATAAGTTAAGAGTAGCAGGGCTTATAAACTCTTGGACATATCCTATTAGAGGAAGAATTGATATGCTTTTAACAGGTATTAGAACTCCTCTTGGAATTAAACTTTATGGAAGTGGCCATGAACAACTAGAAACAACAGCTGGATTAATAGAGCAAAAACTAAAAGAGTTTGATAAAACTTTATCTGTATCAACTGATAAAATAAATTCGGGATATTATTTAAATATAGAGGTAAAAGAAGAGCTTTTATCAAGATATGGAATTAGTAAAAATGATATTTTATCAACTATTAGTTTAGGAGTTGCAGGAAGTAAAATCTCAACTTTTATTGATGGTTTAGAGAGATACCCAATAAGTCTAAGATATGAAACAGCTCAAAGAGAAGATATTACAGCTTTAAAAAACTTACAAGTTAAAACAAAGCTAGGTTTTCAGCCTTTAGAAATGTTTGCAGAACTTTACTATGAAGAAGGGCCATCTGTTATAAAATCTGAGAAGGCTTTAAATGTAAACTTTATTTACATCACACCAAAAAATGGTATTTCATCTAAACAGTACAAAGATGAAGCTGTAAAACTTCTTGAAGATATTAAACTTCCAGAAGGCTACTATTTTGAGTGGGCAGGGCAGAGTGAATATCTTGAGTCAGCAATGCAAAGACTTGCATATATCATTCCTTTAACATTTGTGCTTATCTTCATTTTGATATATTTTGCACTAAGAAATATCACTTATACAGTAATAATCTTTTTTACATTGCCATTTGCATTAACAGGTGGGATATTCTATTTAGATTATCTAAACTTTAATATCTCTATTGCTGTAATAGTTGGTTTTTTAGCTCTTTTAGGAGTTGCTGCTGAAACTTCTATTGTGATGCTTGTTTATTTACATGAAGCCATGAATGAGCTAGTTAAAAAACAAGTAAAGTTTACAAAAGAGCATATATTCAATGGTATATATAAAGGTGCTGTTTTAAGACTAAGACCTAAACTTATGACACTATTTGCTATTTTGGGTGGACTAATTCCTATTATGTATATAGATGGAGTAGGAAGTGAAGTTATGCAAAGAATTGCAGCACCTATGATTGGAGGTATGATTAGTTCAGCTTTATTAACGCTTATCATTATTCCGGCAATATTTTATATATATGCAATATACAAGGGTGATAAGTTAAAAGATATTACAGTTAGTCACTAA
- a CDS encoding YceI family protein, with the protein MGFFSKLLGTAVLTAGVAFATPYNLDGSHTNVGFSVKHLMITNVKGDFKKYDAKIDFDNKTKSFNTFEANINTASIDTGIEKRDNHLKSGDFFLSEKFPKMTFVMKSYKANGDEGKMQGDLTIRGITKPVTLEVEDLATVKDFKGNNRVGFTLKGKINRMDYDLKWNKALEFGGVAVSETVKIIVDVQAIEK; encoded by the coding sequence ATGGGATTTTTTAGTAAGCTTTTAGGTACAGCAGTATTAACAGCAGGTGTAGCATTTGCAACACCATATAACTTAGATGGCTCACATACAAATGTAGGTTTTTCAGTAAAACACCTGATGATTACAAATGTAAAGGGTGATTTTAAGAAATATGATGCAAAAATTGATTTTGATAATAAAACAAAAAGTTTCAATACTTTTGAAGCAAATATAAATACAGCTTCAATTGATACAGGTATTGAAAAAAGAGATAATCACTTAAAAAGTGGAGATTTCTTCTTATCTGAAAAATTTCCTAAAATGACTTTTGTGATGAAATCATATAAAGCAAATGGTGATGAAGGAAAAATGCAAGGTGATTTAACTATCAGAGGTATTACAAAGCCAGTTACATTAGAAGTTGAAGATTTAGCAACAGTTAAGGACTTCAAAGGAAATAATAGAGTTGGGTTTACTTTAAAAGGTAAAATCAATAGAATGGACTATGACTTAAAATGGAACAAAGCTTTAGAGTTTGGTGGTGTTGCAGTTAGTGAAACTGTTAAGATTATCGTAGATGTTCAAGCAATTGAAAAATAA
- a CDS encoding HvfA family oxazolone/thioamide-modified RiPP metallophore has protein sequence MSKKMKLAGIMLGAALSTSAAFAGSGSCGAGKCGGETKKMEKKGACGAGKCGGEAKKDMKKGACGAGKCGGDMKSDMKKDMKKGACGAGKCGADKKKVEKKATGACGAGKCG, from the coding sequence ATGAGTAAGAAAATGAAATTAGCAGGAATTATGCTAGGAGCGGCACTTTCAACATCTGCTGCGTTTGCAGGAAGTGGATCTTGTGGAGCTGGAAAATGTGGTGGTGAAACTAAGAAAATGGAAAAGAAAGGTGCTTGCGGTGCTGGTAAGTGCGGTGGTGAAGCTAAAAAAGATATGAAAAAAGGTGCTTGTGGAGCTGGAAAATGTGGTGGTGACATGAAAAGCGACATGAAGAAAGATATGAAAAAAGGTGCTTGTGGTGCTGGTAAGTGTGGTGCTGACAAGAAAAAAGTAGAGAAAAAAGCAACTGGTGCTTGTGGCGCTGGTAAGTGTGGATGA
- a CDS encoding DUF692 domain-containing protein codes for MINLKGCGLGLRSDFLLDLKDTKFRPDFWEVTPENWMHMPKLFEKAFEEAVFERPTIAHGLSLSIGSVDKLNKKFVKQIKTFLDRYNIEYYSEHLSFSSLDNRQSYELLPVPMTKKMIEVISDRVKEVEDIIQRNLILENATYYLVPYSEMAEVDFINEVMEKSGAKMLLDVNNVFVNSVNHGFKARKFIDQIDKSKVAYMHMAGHYFDEEANMKIDSHGMPIDKGVWKLLDYTLKQVDAPVMIERDNNIPPLEELISEYKQMRKICKEVRNG; via the coding sequence ATGATAAATTTAAAAGGCTGTGGCTTAGGACTTCGAAGCGATTTTCTGCTTGATTTAAAAGATACAAAGTTTAGACCAGATTTTTGGGAGGTGACTCCTGAAAACTGGATGCATATGCCAAAACTTTTTGAAAAAGCTTTTGAGGAAGCAGTTTTTGAAAGACCAACTATAGCCCATGGTTTATCTCTATCAATTGGATCTGTTGACAAACTTAATAAAAAGTTTGTCAAACAGATCAAAACTTTTTTAGATAGATATAATATTGAATACTATTCTGAACATCTAAGTTTTTCATCACTGGATAACAGACAGTCTTACGAATTATTACCTGTTCCTATGACTAAAAAAATGATTGAAGTTATAAGTGATAGAGTTAAAGAGGTTGAGGATATTATTCAAAGAAATTTGATACTTGAAAATGCTACTTATTATTTAGTGCCTTATAGTGAAATGGCAGAAGTTGACTTTATAAATGAAGTTATGGAAAAATCAGGTGCTAAAATGCTTCTTGATGTAAACAATGTATTTGTAAACTCAGTAAATCATGGCTTTAAAGCAAGAAAGTTTATTGACCAAATAGATAAAAGTAAAGTTGCTTACATGCACATGGCAGGGCATTATTTTGATGAAGAAGCAAATATGAAGATAGACTCACATGGAATGCCAATAGACAAGGGTGTATGGAAGCTTTTAGATTATACTTTAAAGCAAGTAGATGCTCCTGTTATGATTGAAAGGGACAATAATATTCCTCCTTTAGAAGAGTTGATAAGTGAATATAAACAAATGAGAAAAATTTGTAAAGAAGTTAGAAATGGCTAA
- a CDS encoding HvfC family peptide modification chaperone produces the protein MAKLERDVENRFFDIISNQKENPSSNAFGIYQKLVFYRYEEIINNTFPLFLEYISPKELEETLYLFIKNPPSTPFVWQIANDYRKMVKKNKLFHDRKYLYELLYFDWIELELLMKEYKVKKPKEFSWDSSHSLSKSSRIKRFKYDIINANYEEKRENFTVIYYDFSSDEVLFREVNEFLYALLKNLNKKESIKKTLKKLCKQNDIDLNEAIEVLQEPLKELLYNKVIL, from the coding sequence ATGGCTAAATTAGAAAGAGATGTAGAAAATAGATTTTTTGATATTATTTCTAATCAAAAAGAAAATCCAAGTTCTAATGCTTTTGGGATTTATCAAAAGTTGGTATTTTATAGATATGAAGAGATTATCAATAATACCTTTCCACTTTTTTTAGAATATATCTCACCAAAAGAGTTAGAAGAAACTCTATACTTATTTATAAAAAATCCACCTTCAACTCCTTTTGTTTGGCAAATAGCAAATGATTATAGAAAAATGGTGAAAAAGAATAAGCTATTTCATGATAGAAAATATCTATATGAACTTTTATATTTTGACTGGATAGAGTTAGAACTTCTAATGAAAGAGTATAAAGTAAAAAAGCCAAAAGAGTTTTCATGGGATAGTTCACACTCTTTAAGTAAAAGCTCTAGAATCAAGAGATTTAAATATGATATTATAAATGCTAATTATGAAGAAAAAAGAGAAAACTTCACAGTAATATACTACGACTTTTCAAGTGATGAGGTATTATTTAGAGAGGTAAATGAGTTTCTATATGCTCTTTTAAAAAATCTAAATAAAAAAGAATCAATCAAAAAAACACTTAAAAAACTTTGTAAACAAAATGATATAGATTTAAATGAAGCTATAGAGGTTTTACAAGAGCCTTTAAAAGAGCTGCTTTATAATAAAGTTATACTTTAA
- a CDS encoding flagellar hook-basal body complex protein, translating to MIGALWTGISGLSSQQQALDNESNNIANVNTIGFKSSRISFADQMYQDRIGKGSKILDAEKLYTQGNLKLTGVDYDMALSGEGFFTVANTRATGTTENFYTRAGNFRMGDNGTLQDSAGNEVQGWMMTSIDPQKDVTSTNPNVNVFTNDYTKLLSSKIIKHSTYVETITAKATDYTQTAKGDSETVFDGAGYKSKSAKVSDIEAAIKDYATWLQRLSEEPDGASATSTAQVSHINFKTSDADSLVSKEGEEIYVFIDGVKKSQTYISTTATEQWIKDFYVDAAANTPFGDTYLADYSLPATGTLSSPPTDAEIDALTSAQKDTLNMIASRIETYKGLANKISDEVPGLVAHISDEGGGTNNDVLELDDTLSPNSHDLYQMSKGIIQIKSLIPGQEFTISEVGESSGNTTVQGNYLTTIAAKKGEGIGALESSKDALSKLITGKQRDVYTTSDLQLGKSTVFNYNITIYDKELEQSIPVPNDGATPPNPVPMFIDATASSPSGSIDKFVENFNKGLDADGNPLSPAISDYVVAKNINGSLVIETLDENYDVEFTSSLKHVPSIKIDLNEVVDNSIYNFDLVVDGTNISIGHDFTGNNILTSSDVFNEIQTNFLTSFPNIPGQDIKISSLSDDTFVIYSTNEDTTFASSSSEIVSEQKITGVLTPSTTPSTQMQIGNIEIASSGPFVGGEVFDFEILGQTFSYTAVAGDTQTTVRDELYNQVLLNNSVTDYSSISTVGSNGIRFNQTSLNLSPSLPDYTLNINGGSNTNNSGDTQAFILRSAHVDSYTLDLANKSDSTLTLNVEGVLFTVRTTQDATNAISQTLINTQLSDQLASSTLSSRVDSIVLSGTTLTITEKLDENGYRPFSSNTISVQDLDNPNDGYETMTYSVSETLPLDKNNNFSGRQGAGAEFIELINKVDQTATKGSLQLRLDTLGISDSAFGEFSVDSTGLIMMKQDGADFAIGQVAIALFNNNRGLNPSGDNLLAKTNDSGEPIYNLNNDKTAKVEGSTLELSTADLSESLVNLMVFQRAFEANAKSITTSDQLLNTLINLKR from the coding sequence ATGATTGGCGCACTATGGACGGGGATATCTGGACTATCTTCACAACAACAAGCATTAGACAATGAATCAAATAATATTGCCAATGTAAATACAATCGGATTTAAGTCATCAAGAATATCATTTGCAGACCAAATGTACCAAGATAGAATTGGTAAAGGTTCAAAGATATTAGATGCAGAGAAACTATACACACAAGGTAACCTAAAATTAACAGGTGTTGATTACGATATGGCCTTAAGTGGTGAGGGTTTCTTTACAGTTGCAAATACAAGAGCAACAGGAACAACTGAGAACTTCTATACAAGAGCTGGAAACTTTAGAATGGGTGATAATGGAACCCTTCAAGATTCAGCTGGAAATGAAGTACAAGGTTGGATGATGACTTCAATTGATCCACAAAAAGATGTAACAAGTACAAATCCAAATGTAAATGTATTTACAAATGATTATACTAAACTTTTATCATCGAAAATCATAAAACATAGTACATATGTAGAAACAATTACAGCAAAAGCCACTGATTATACTCAAACAGCAAAGGGTGACTCAGAAACAGTATTTGACGGAGCAGGATATAAAAGTAAATCTGCAAAAGTATCAGATATTGAAGCTGCAATAAAAGATTATGCTACGTGGCTACAAAGATTATCAGAAGAGCCAGATGGAGCATCAGCAACATCAACAGCACAAGTATCACATATTAACTTTAAAACATCAGATGCAGACTCACTAGTAAGTAAAGAGGGTGAAGAAATATATGTATTTATAGATGGTGTAAAAAAATCACAAACATATATATCAACAACAGCAACTGAACAATGGATTAAAGACTTTTATGTAGATGCAGCTGCAAATACACCATTTGGAGATACATACCTAGCAGATTATAGTTTACCTGCAACAGGAACATTATCATCACCTCCAACAGATGCAGAAATTGATGCTCTAACAAGTGCACAAAAAGATACTTTAAATATGATAGCAAGTAGAATTGAGACATATAAAGGTTTAGCAAATAAGATTTCTGATGAAGTACCAGGCTTAGTAGCACATATATCAGATGAGGGTGGAGGAACAAATAATGATGTATTAGAATTAGATGATACATTAAGTCCAAATTCTCATGATTTATACCAAATGTCAAAAGGTATAATACAGATTAAATCACTTATACCAGGACAAGAGTTTACAATATCAGAAGTGGGTGAAAGTTCAGGTAATACAACAGTACAAGGTAACTATTTAACAACAATTGCAGCTAAAAAAGGTGAGGGTATTGGAGCATTAGAATCATCAAAAGATGCTTTATCTAAACTTATTACTGGTAAGCAAAGAGATGTTTATACTACTAGTGATTTACAACTTGGTAAATCAACTGTTTTTAATTATAATATAACTATATACGATAAAGAGTTAGAACAAAGTATTCCAGTTCCAAATGATGGAGCAACACCACCAAATCCTGTACCTATGTTTATTGATGCAACTGCCAGTAGTCCTTCTGGATCAATAGACAAATTTGTAGAAAATTTTAATAAAGGTTTAGATGCAGATGGAAACCCTCTTTCTCCTGCTATAAGTGATTATGTTGTTGCAAAAAATATTAATGGAAGCTTAGTAATTGAAACGTTAGATGAGAATTATGATGTTGAGTTTACTAGTTCTCTTAAGCATGTACCTTCTATAAAGATTGACTTGAATGAAGTGGTAGACAATTCAATATATAATTTTGATTTAGTTGTTGATGGTACTAATATCTCAATAGGGCATGATTTTACAGGAAATAACATATTAACAAGTAGTGATGTTTTTAATGAAATACAAACCAACTTCTTAACTTCTTTCCCTAATATTCCTGGTCAAGATATTAAAATAAGTAGCTTATCTGATGATACTTTTGTTATTTATTCTACAAATGAGGATACAACTTTTGCAAGTTCAAGTTCAGAAATAGTATCTGAACAAAAGATTACAGGTGTATTAACACCTTCTACTACACCTTCAACTCAGATGCAAATTGGTAATATTGAAATAGCCTCATCCGGACCATTTGTCGGAGGGGAGGTTTTTGACTTTGAAATATTGGGCCAGACATTTTCTTATACGGCAGTTGCAGGCGATACTCAAACTACAGTTAGAGATGAATTATATAATCAAGTTTTATTAAATAATAGTGTAACTGATTATAGTTCTATTTCAACAGTGGGTTCAAATGGGATTAGATTTAATCAAACAAGTTTAAATTTATCACCTTCATTACCAGACTATACTTTAAATATAAATGGTGGAAGTAATACTAATAATTCTGGCGATACTCAAGCTTTTATTCTTCGTTCCGCACATGTTGATAGTTATACTTTAGATCTAGCTAATAAATCAGATTCAACTTTAACATTAAATGTTGAAGGAGTATTATTTACAGTTAGGACTACTCAAGATGCTACAAATGCAATATCACAAACTTTAATAAACACACAATTAAGTGATCAACTTGCAAGTAGTACTTTATCCTCAAGAGTAGATAGTATAGTTCTAAGTGGTACAACACTTACAATTACAGAAAAACTTGATGAAAATGGATATAGACCTTTTTCTTCTAATACTATTTCTGTTCAAGATTTAGATAATCCAAATGATGGTTATGAAACAATGACATACTCTGTTTCAGAAACATTACCTCTTGATAAAAATAATAACTTCAGTGGTAGACAAGGAGCAGGTGCAGAGTTTATTGAGCTTATAAATAAAGTAGATCAAACTGCTACAAAAGGGTCATTACAATTAAGACTTGATACTTTAGGTATTTCTGATTCTGCCTTTGGTGAGTTCTCAGTTGATAGTACGGGTCTTATTATGATGAAACAAGATGGAGCTGATTTTGCAATTGGTCAAGTAGCAATTGCTTTATTTAATAATAATAGAGGTTTAAATCCATCAGGAGATAACTTACTTGCTAAAACAAATGATTCTGGTGAGCCAATTTATAACTTAAATAATGATAAAACTGCAAAAGTTGAAGGAAGTACTTTGGAGTTAAGTACAGCTGATTTAAGTGAGAGTTTAGTAAATCTTATGGTATTTCAAAGAGCTTTTGAAGCAAATGCTAAGTCAATTACAACATCAGATCAGTTATTGAACACTTTAATAAATTTAAAAAGATAG